In Aspergillus luchuensis IFO 4308 DNA, chromosome 1, nearly complete sequence, the following are encoded in one genomic region:
- the erg4 gene encoding c-24(28) sterol reductase (COG:I;~EggNog:ENOG410PFUR;~InterPro:IPR001171,IPR018083;~PFAM:PF01222;~TransMembrane:9 (i108-129o172-193i205-231o243-264i297-316o322-341i362-386o398-414i478-498o);~go_component: GO:0016020 - membrane [Evidence IEA];~go_function: GO:0016628 - oxidoreductase activity, acting on the CH-CH group of donors, NAD or NADP as acceptor [Evidence IEA];~go_process: GO:0016126 - sterol biosynthetic process [Evidence IEA];~go_process: GO:0055114 - oxidation-reduction process [Evidence IEA]) yields the protein MTVTRSQTGKTPKKMERPGFIETPGRRVTRSASARLSEEPSDSTAEGSKSTTRRRTSVKIKTEPVEEESKPFATNGHAENSGVKKARIVDGWEEGKDPKVDYSGHFEFGGSFGVASMMIGFPLLMYYMWIGATYYDGKFPRPADGQSMTDFFAHLGHFVYEGAFPSLKAWTIYWVFFIFEGICYLYLPGITVMGRPLPHLGGKQLPYYCSAVWSFYTTIVLASLLHVTGIFKLYTIIDEFGPLMSVAILSGFLVAFVAYFSALARGAQHRMTGYHVYDFFMGAELNPRMFGILDFKMFFEVRLPWYILLFVTLGAAARQYEVYGYVSGEVGFLLMAHFLYANACSKGEECIVSTWDMYYEKWGFMLIFWNLAGVPLSYCHCTIYLANHDPATYHWNRYFLTFLYVAYLFVYWVWDTTNSQKNRYRQQERGTMVFRSTFPQLPWQTLKNPKTITAEDGSKILVDGWYGKARKIHYTCDLYFALNWGLITGFSSPFPWFYPLFFACMITHRAMRDIERCRNKYGEAWREYERQVPYLFIPYVF from the exons ATGACCGTCACTCGATCCCAAACGGGGAAGACCCCAAA GAAAATGGAGCGACCCGGCTTCATCGAGACACCTGGCCGCCGAGTAACCcgcagcgccagcgccagaCTGTCAGAGGAACCTTCCGACTCAACAGCTGAAGGATCGAAGTCGACAACCCGGAGACGCACTTCTGTCAAGATCAAGACTGAACctgtggaggaagagtcaAAGCCATTCGCGACCAATGGTCATGCCGAGAATTCTGGTGTCAAGAAGGCTCGGATTGTGGATGgttgggaagaggggaaggaccCCAAAGTCGACTACAGCGGCCACTTTGAATTTGGAGGCTCGTTCGGTGTAGCATCCATGATGATCGGATTCCCGCTACTGATGTACTACATGTGGATTGGTGCCACCTACTACGATGGCAAGTTTCCTCGCCCCGCCGATGGGCAGAGTATGACGGACTTCTTTGCGCATCTGGGACACTTTGTATACGAAGGTGCTTTCCCGTCTCTCAAGGCTTGGACGATTTATTGGGtgttcttcatcttcgaggGAATCTGCTACCTGTATCTTCCCGGTATCACTGTGATGGGTCGTCCTCTGCCGCACTTGGGAGGCAAGCAGCTGCCCTACTACTGCTCTGCTGTTTGGTCCTTCTACACCACCATTGTGCTGGCCTCTCTGCTTCATGTTACTGGTATCTTCAAGCTGTACACTATCATTGACGAGTTCGGCCCTCTTATGAGCGTCGCTATCCTTTCCGGGTTCCTTGTTGCTTTCGTGGCCTACTTTTCGGCATTGGCACGCGGGGCGCAACATCGCATGACCGGGTACCATGTCTACGACTTCTTCATGGGTGCCGAGCTCAACCCCAGAATGTTTGGGATCTTGGACTTTAAGATGTTCTTTGAAGTTCGCCTTCCCTGGTACATTCTGCTCTTCGTTACCTTGGGTGCCGCGGCCAGACAGTATGAGGTCTATGGCTACGTCTCTGGAGAAGttggcttccttctcatGGCGCACTTCTTGTACGCGAATGCCTGCTCTAAGGGTGAAGAGTGCATTGTGTCAACTTG GGATATGTACTACGAAAAATGGGGTTTCATGCTGATCTTCTGGAACCTGGCTGGTGTTCCTCTGAGCTACTGTCACTGCACAATCTACCTGGCCAACCACGACCCGGCCACGTACCACTGGAACCGCTACTTCCTCACATTCCTCTACGTTGCCTACCTCTTTGTGTACTGGGTGTGGGATACGACCAACAGCCAGAAGAACCGTTACCGCCAACAGGAGCGTGGAACGATGGTGTTCCGCAGCACCTTCCCTCAGCTGCCTTGGCAGACGCTGAAGAACCCCAAGACAATTACGGCTGAGGATGGTTCGAAGATCCTCGTCGACGGCTGGT ATGGCAAGGCACGCAAGATCCACTACACCTGTGACCTGTACTTTGCCCTTAACTGGGGTCTCATCACTGGGTTCAGCAGTCCCTTTCCTTGGTTCTATCCATTGTTCTTTGCCTGCATGATCACCCACCGTGCTATGCGCGATATCGAGCGTTGCCGGAACAAGTACGGCGAGGCCTGGAGGGAGTACGAGAGACAGGTTCCTTACCTGTTCATCCCG TATGTTTTCTAA
- a CDS encoding mRNA-binding ubiquitin-specific protease UBP3 (BUSCO:EOG09260V8Q;~COG:O;~EggNog:ENOG410PIVR;~InterPro:IPR038765,IPR001394,IPR018200,IPR028889;~MEROPS:MER0005436;~PFAM:PF13423,PF00443;~go_function: GO:0004843 - thiol-dependent ubiquitin-specific protease activity [Evidence IEA];~go_process: GO:0006511 - ubiquitin-dependent protein catabolic process [Evidence IEA];~go_process: GO:0016579 - protein deubiquitination [Evidence IEA]) → MMNHHMPAMPHGQPPMPTPRRQQDVPYTAAPPNMRSPPAYMGYHPHMNGHPPPAAYSPQQYPQWYPPYPAMQLPPRPYQHPYGPMYVSAYPPSQPIMAPAHIPPVSLPMQPRTSTPLQSTMSPPVGLPPLPITTQAQSPATVPVHPAPSSVVSSSPAPAPAKVSPEPREPFRPPVSGVDWHALSTSPNINHQLPWLSVPDHPFPARIPGRRRKSRLLPTSSVSVELPTKDPHRADQPERQTEVQRLEPEQSPSEPQTPTLSAAPSVANSTQPTTPSSVAQNLPLRPQSQSKGAKPTIPVVPVVPVVPAPSTPRQATKDESTRSSETPKSVSGTAQEKTNEDTQELSQNKTEEPVKQASPAPAAPKSWADLVRSKALAKGASAPNASPAVSNGVIKPKSESLADVLTTLGDDVSQYSDKVAFLQPRGLVNTGNMCYMNSVLQILVSCVPFYQFLDHIGRRASHSFNSDFPMIDALIMFMREFRIIDAAHTEEQLKLRLKPNELEDYGEAFVPEFVYEVIRQLPRFRDMRRGHQQDAQEFLGFLLEEMHEECNRAAKDAPATTSASANPEAEVANEESGDGWLEVGHKQKAAVTRSSGHIALESPITKIFGGKIRSEFRVPGNKTSVTLEPYQPLQLDIGAPEINNIVDALKGLTKPESIQGDFNSSRGPNVTATKQIFIETMPPVLILHLKRFQYDSVTRGTQKIWKKVGYPLDLEIPREVFPPNKRNIMMAQGGLPKYRLVGVIYHHGKNASGGHYTVDVRRQDGREWIRLDDTLIRRVRSEDVAQAGGEEDPKVLAAALEQHKRDGPNANIFDHIDQDDLEQSDNERGWSQVNGASGHSSKKSTSGAASAPSSGVRTPLGRYGSRDNKVAYLLFYQRID, encoded by the exons ATGATGAACCATCATATGCCCGCAATGCCCCATGGGCAGCCACCCATGCCTACTCCTCGTCGACAGCAAGATGTTCCTTACACTGCAGCTCCTCCCAACATGCGATCCCCTCCTGCCTACATGGGGTACCATCCCCATATGAACGGCCACCCTCCCCCGGCCGCATACTCGCCCCAGCAATACCCTCAATGGTACCCACCTTATCCTGCCATGCAGCTCCCTCCACGCCCATACCAACACCCTTACGGACCGATGTATGTTTCTGCCTATCCGCCCTCTCAGCCCATAATGGCGCCGGCCCATATTCCTCCCGTGTCTCTTCCCATGCAGCCGAGGACCTCCACTCCTTTACAAAGCACCATGTCTCCGCCTGTCGGACTTCCACCTTTGCCCATTACGACTCAGGCACAGTCTCCCGCCACTGTTCCTGTGCACCCAGCGCCGAGCTCCGTTGTGTCATCGTCCcccgctcctgctcctgcaaAGGTTTCTCCCGAGCCTAGGGAGCCTTTCCGCCCACCGGTAAGTGGTGTAGACTGGCACGCACTCAGTACTTCGCCTAACATAAATCACCAGCTACCTTGGCTTTCCGTTCCCGACCACCCTTTCCCTGCTCGGATCCCGGGAAGACGTAGGAAAAGCCGTCTTCTCCCTACGTCATCTGTGTCCGTCGAGCTTCCTACCAAGGACCCGCACCGGGCTGACCAGCCTGAGAGACAAACCGAAGTTCAAAGACTGGAGCCGGAACAGTCGCCATCGGAACCCCAAACACCAACCTTGTCCGCCGCGCCATCAGTTGCGAATTCGACACAACCCACAACTCCATCTTCAGTTGCGCAGAACCTCCCTCTGCGTCCTCAGTCGCAGTCCAAGGGAGCCAAACCGACGATCCCAGTAGTCCCCGTGGTCCCAGTCGTTCCGGCGCCTAGTACTCCTCGTCAGGCTACCAAGGATGAGTCGACTCGCTCGTCGGAAACCCCCAAGTCGGTCAGTGGCACAGCTCAGGAGAAGACAAATGAGGACACTCAGGAGTTGTCCCAGAATAAGACGGAGGAACCTGTTAAGCAGGCCTCGCCTGCCCCTGCAGCGCCAAAGTCGTGGGCGGATTTGGTCCGGTCAAAAGCACTCGCTAAAGGAGCGAGTGCTCCCAACGCGTCGCCTGCTGTGTCAAATGGCGTTATCAAGCCCAAGAGCGAGTCTCTGGCCGATGTCTTGACGACACTAGGAGACGATGTGTCACAGTATAGCGATAAAGTTGCCTTTCTCCAACCCAGAGGACTCGTGAATACCGGCAACATGTGCTACATGAATTCT GTGCTTCAAATCTTGGTTTCCTGCGTGCCGTTCTACCAATTTCTGGATCATATTGGACGGAGGGCGTCCCACAGTTTCAACAGCGACTTTCCGATGATCGACGCATT GATCATGTTCATGAGAGAGTTCCGCATCATTGATGCTGCACACACTGAGGAACAGCTGAAGCTCAGGCTGAAACCAAACGAGCTCGAGGATTACGGCGAAGCCTTTGTTCCGGAATTTGTTTACGAGGTTATCAGGCAATTGCCACGCTTTAGGGACATGCGG AGAGGCCATCAGCAAGATGCTCAAGAGTTCTTGGGCTTCCTTTTGGAAGAAATGCACGAAGAGTGCAATCGTGCCGCCAAAGATGCCCCTGCAACTACCTCGGCCTCTGCGAACCCCGAGGCAGAGGTTGCAAATGAAGAGTCCGGCGATGGCTGGTTGGAGGTCGGTCACAAGCAGAAGGCTGCTGTTACGCGCTCATCTGGCCATATTGCTTTGGAATCGCCCATTACGAAGATCTTCGGTGGAAAGATCCGGTCAGAGTTCAGGGTGCCTGGTAACAAGACTTCTGTGACCCTCGAGCCCTACCAGCCACTTCAGCTTGACATTGGAGCTCCTGAGATCAACAATATTGTTGATGCTCTCAAAGGACTCACTAAGCCGGAAAGCATTCAAGGGGACTTCAATTCTTCCCGCGGTCCCAATGTTACAGCGACCAAACAGATCTTCATTGAAACTATGCCGCCAGTTCTTATCCTTCACCTGAAACGGTTCCAGTACGACAGTGTGACCAGAGGCACCCAGAAGATCTGGAAAAAGGTTGGATACCCGCTCGACCTGGAGATTCCTCGCGAGGTCTTCCCGCCCAACAAGCGCAATATCATGATGGCGCAGGGTGGCCTGCCTAAGTATCGCCTCGTCGGCGTCATCTACCATCACGGCAAGAACGCTAGTGGCGGCCACTACACCGTCGACGTCCGTCGTCAAGACGGACGTGAATGGATCCGTTTGGACGACACTCTTATTCGTCGGGTTCGGAGTGAGGATGTTGCGCAGGCTGGGGGCGAGGAAGACCCCAAGGTTCTTGCGGCGGCGCTCGAGCAACACAAGCGTGACGGACCGAATGCCAACATCTTTGATCATATTGACCAAGACGACTTGGAGCAGTCTGATAACGAAAGAGGCTGGAGCCAGGTCAACGGCGCCAGCGGCCATTCAAGCAAGAAGTCAACCTCAGGTGCAGCTTCAGCACCGTCTTCCGGTGTCCGCACTCCTCTTGGACGGTATGGATCCCGAGATAACAAGGTGGCTTACCTGCTATTCTACCAACGCATCGATTGA
- a CDS encoding dienelactone hydrolase family protein (COG:G;~EggNog:ENOG410PGQA;~InterPro:IPR002925,IPR029058;~PFAM:PF01738;~go_function: GO:0016787 - hydrolase activity [Evidence IEA]), producing MLIQESFHDVPTKADGSGTMRIYVFHPTIPGYPKARFPGVVVFSEIYQVTGPVARFARQIAGQGYICAAPSSYHEFTGPEPLKYDAEDTDKGNQWKISKKIAAYDEDASLCVDYLLSLPTCNGRVGATGMCLGGHLAYRCALDSRVKAAVCYFATDIHSKTLGLGKNDDSLARAGDIKGEMLMIFGKNDTHVPPEGRDLIRKTLHDKGVLFSFYEVAWAQHAFIRDELSKGRYDPAITKVCFEMLLELFGRTLKLDLGEHDGKELKIEDVC from the exons ATGTTGATCCAGGAATCTTTCCACGATGTGCCGACCAAGGCGGACGGCAGTGGAACTATGC GCATTTACGTGTTCCACCCTACTATTCCCGGATATCCTAAGGCGCGGTTCCCCGGTGTAGTTGTCTTTAGTGAAATCTACCAAG TAACCGGCCCTGTCGCGCGATTTGCTCGCCAAATCGCCGGACAGGGATACATCTGTGCGGCACCCTCGAGTTATCATGAATTCACAGGTCCTGAGCCGTTGAAGTATGATGCCGAGGATACGGATAAGGGCAATCAGTGGAAGATTAGCAAG aaaatcgCGGCTTACGATGAGGACGCCTCATTGTGCGTCGACTATCTTCTGTCACTCCCCACGTGCAATGGCCGTGTAGGTGCGACGGGTATGTGCCTTGGTGGACATCTGGCGTATCGCTGCGCGTTGGACAGCCGCGTGAAAGCGGCGGTGTGCTACTTCGCCACGGACATTCATAGTAAGACGTTGGGGCTGGGGAAGAATGATGATAGTTTGGCCCGGGCGGGGGATATCAAGGGCGAAATGCTCATG ATTTTTGGAAAGAACGATACCCATGTTCCGCCCGAGGGAAGGGATTTGATCCGCAAGACCCTTCATGACAAGGGAGTCTTGTTTAGCTTTTACGAAGTGGCTTGGGCTCAAC ATGCCTTTATTCGCGATGAGCTCAGCAAGGGACGGTATGACCCTGCTATTACCAAGGTGTGCTTTGAGATGTTGCTGGAGTTGTTCGGGCGGACGCTGAAGCTGGATCTGGGAGAGCATGATGGGAAGGAGTTGAAGATTGAAGACGTGTGCTAG
- a CDS encoding RING-type E3 ubiquitin transferase MAG2 (COG:O;~EggNog:ENOG410PJY0;~InterPro:IPR001841,IPR017907,IPR039739,IPR018957, IPR013083;~PFAM:PF00097,PF13445;~go_function: GO:0046872 - metal ion binding [Evidence IEA]) yields the protein MKAVNIPSQPASATFTPSSFDSGSPRSQRRPGGSGSFGAGLTSQARNSGSPRHNQALRSQHKRQRRPRLLDDEDYSESAIMRSTTSRKGQTSITHLMNFSLPPRPQYHPPPRNTRRYTSWGPGSGYHAMDKSRYVHANYRFIVTPNRNYHAQAANADVHLDWDSVMQVLVSEQTQSASCPICLSTPVAPRMARCGHIFCLPCLIRYMHSSDEEKPVPEKKPRWKKCPICWDSVYISETRPVRWFRGQEGDLPFEGGDVVLRLVKREPGSTLALPRDGAEGIAPDEDVPWYHAAEVADYARIMKGGEDYMKEQYDIEIDELRRQELEDELLFGDDTTWTRKAVAAIADAKSKVEGIGNPPEIVRQPVPSQETKEPVAAHSPPEEVAAMYASQHAIKSGQSSSAESIPASDTGPGSASTPETSNDVDRTSEALGQVDLNATSTPKKKKKDPGHGRNNMPSKRGPTTSDHAFFFYQALPQFYLSPLDIRILKAAFGDYSSFPATILPRVERISSGHIVDDELRKRVKYLSHLPQGCEVNFLECDWRDVVVPEVLETFKSETEKRRKRNKEKEVREEKDRIRAEKEEDEKRWAAARRKRPSIGPIDEPPFSDRDFQPLSGSAGEPSGFDIGSSSASPPPSSSPPGSRTVWGTVAAPTLSAPSSSQAPADGWLQGWEEELWAQQERELMAQSAAEANTVASSSGGKKKKNKKITLMSTNIQRGA from the exons ATGAAAGCGGTGAACATTCCGAGTCAGCCAGCCTCTGCGACATTTACTCCATCGTCATTCGATAGCGGCTCTCCGCGGTCTCAGCGGCGCCCGGGAGGTTCTGGCAGCTTTGGAGCTGGCTTGACATCTCAGGCTAGGAACTCAGGCTCTCCTAGGCACAATCAGGCTCTCAGGAGTCAACATAAACGACAGCGGCGTCCTCGattgctggatgatgaggattaTAGCGAATCG GCCATCATGAGATCCACGACCAGTCGCAAGGGACAGACGTCCATCACTCATCTGATGAacttctcccttccccctcgtCCTCAGTaccatcctccaccccgTAATACTCGCCGCTATACGTCTTGGGGTCCAGGTTCTGGCTACCATGCCATGGACAAATCTCGCTACGTTCATGCCAACTATCGCTTTATCGTGACGCCGAATCGCAACTACCATGCACAAGCGGCCAATGCTGATGTCCATTTAGACTGGGACTCAGTTATGCAGGTCTTGGTATCGGAGCAGACGCAGTCAGCTAGTTGCCCCATCTGTTTGTCCACGCCGGTAGCGCCACGAATGGCTCGTTGTGGTCATATATTCTGCCTTCCTTGTTTGATTCGCTACATGCATTCGAGTGACGAAGAAAAACCGGTTCCTGAGAAGAAGCCACGTTGGAAAAAGTGCCCCATTTGTTGGGACTCTGTGTACATCTCCGAAACTCGGCCTGTGCGATGGTTTCGTGGCCAAGAAGGGGACCTCCCATTTGAGGGGGGTGATGTCGTACTACGGCTAGTGAAAAGAGAGCCTGGAAGCACTTTAGCACTGCCACGGGATGGAGCTGAGGGGATTGCGCCAGATGAGGATGTCCCGTGGTATCATGCTGCGGAAGTGGCTGACTACGCGCGCATAATGAAAGGAGGTGAAGATTATATGAAAGAACAGTACGACATTGAGATTGATGAGCTCCGCAGGCAGGAGCTTGAGGATGAGCTTCTATTCGGGGATGATACTACTTGGACACGGAAGGCGGTTGCAGCGATTGCAGATGCCAAATCCAAGGTAGAAGGTATAGGGAATCCGCCTGAGATCGTGCGACAGCCCGTCCCAAGCCAGGAGACAAAGGAACCCGTCGCTGCACACTCGCCACCAGAGGAAGTTGCTGCCATGTATGCATCGCAGCATGCAATTAAGTCAGGCCAAAGTTCGTCCGCGGAATCCATTCCCGCGTCAGATACTGGGCCTGGTTCGGCCTCCACTCCGGAGACGTCCAATGATGTGGATCGCACATCTGAAGCTTTGGGCCAGGTTGACTTGAACGCAACTTCTAccccgaaaaagaaaaagaaggatcCTGGACACGGCCGGAATAACATGCCCTCGAAGCGAGGTCCTACTACATCTGACCATGCGTTCTTTTTCTACCAAGCTCTACCACAATTCTACCTTTCGCCCTTGGACATCCGCATCCTGAAAGCTGCATTTGGTGATTACTCTTCATTCCCAGCCACCATTCTTCCCCGGGTTGAGCGTATTTCAAGCGGCCAtattgtggatgatgagctACGCAAACGAGTCAAGTATCTCAGCCACTTGCCGCAAGGTTGTGAGGTGAATTTTCTCGAGTGTGACTGGAGAGATGTAGTTGTACCGGAGGTGCTAGAGACTTTCAAGTCTGAAACTGAAAAGAGGCGGAAGCGCaacaaggagaaagaggtgcgagaagagaaggatcGCATTCgagcggagaaagaagaggacgaaAAGCGCTGGGCAGCGGCGCGCCGGAAGAGGCCTAGCATTGGCCCCATCGATGAACCTCCCTTCTCCGACCGCGACTTTCAGCCGTTATCGGGCTCTGCTGGTGAGCCTTCTGGCTTTGATATAGGTTCTTCCTCTgcctcgcctcctccctcctcgagTCCCCCCGGATCTCGTACGGTGTGGGGAACCGTGGCCGCTCCGACACTTTCGGCTCCATCGAGCTCACAAGCCCCTGCCGATGGTTGGCTGCAGGGctgggaagaggagctgtGGGCCCAGCAAGAAAGGGAGCTCATGGCTCAATCGGCTGCTGAGGCGAACACTGtagcctcttcctccggcgggaaaaagaaaaagaacaagaaaattACACTTATGTCGACCAATATCCAAAGAGGGGCATAG